A stretch of Crossiella cryophila DNA encodes these proteins:
- a CDS encoding RNA 2'-phosphotransferase, whose amino-acid sequence MNEKQMVRVSKRLSRHLRHAPGEIGLELADGGWVSVEELLTALARHGFRVSRDELDEVVARNDKRRFAFDDTGMLIRASQGHSVAVELALPVAVPPPLLFHGTVAAALSAIRREGLRPMRRHHVHLSATEETAVRVGARRGKPVVLRVDAARMVADGRVFYVSANGVWLTDGVPPEYLGWAALG is encoded by the coding sequence ATGAATGAGAAGCAGATGGTTCGGGTGTCCAAGCGACTGTCGCGGCACCTGCGGCACGCGCCAGGGGAGATCGGGCTGGAGTTGGCCGACGGGGGCTGGGTTTCCGTCGAGGAGTTGCTCACCGCGCTGGCCCGGCACGGGTTCCGGGTCAGCCGGGATGAGCTGGACGAAGTTGTCGCGCGGAATGACAAGCGGCGGTTTGCCTTTGACGACACCGGGATGTTGATCCGGGCCAGTCAGGGGCATTCGGTGGCGGTCGAGCTGGCGCTGCCGGTGGCGGTTCCGCCACCGCTGCTCTTCCACGGGACCGTGGCGGCCGCGTTGTCGGCCATTCGGCGGGAGGGGTTGCGGCCGATGCGACGGCATCACGTGCACCTGTCCGCCACCGAGGAGACCGCGGTGCGGGTGGGGGCGCGGCGGGGCAAGCCCGTGGTGTTGCGGGTGGACGCGGCCCGGATGGTGGCCGATGGGCGGGTGTTCTACGTCAGCGCGAATGGGGTGTGGCTGACGGATGGGGTGCCGCCGGAGTACCTGGGGTGGGCGGCTCTGGGTTAG
- a CDS encoding pyridoxamine 5'-phosphate oxidase family protein, protein MPVQDRIEFLAAPRVAILAVTRENRGPLAVPVWYDFRDGEVLVWTRSSSRKALLIRKAGRFTLAVQHPEPPYGYVTVEGPVTTWQPDPARADLVRLTTRYLPADAAARFVDNTRTPDAVLLGMRPESWISGSPAS, encoded by the coding sequence ATGCCCGTCCAGGACCGCATCGAGTTCCTGGCCGCTCCCCGAGTCGCCATTCTTGCCGTGACCAGGGAAAACCGCGGTCCCCTCGCCGTCCCGGTCTGGTATGACTTCCGGGACGGCGAGGTACTGGTCTGGACCCGGTCCAGCTCCCGCAAAGCACTCCTGATCCGCAAAGCCGGCCGCTTCACCCTGGCTGTGCAACACCCGGAACCGCCCTACGGCTACGTCACCGTCGAAGGCCCCGTGACAACCTGGCAACCGGATCCGGCCCGCGCCGACCTGGTCCGCCTGACCACCCGCTACCTACCGGCGGATGCGGCGGCCCGCTTCGTCGACAACACCCGGACCCCGGACGCGGTCCTGCTCGGAATGCGCCCGGAGTCCTGGATCAGCGGCTCCCCAGCCAGTTGA